Proteins encoded in a region of the Dreissena polymorpha isolate Duluth1 chromosome 6, UMN_Dpol_1.0, whole genome shotgun sequence genome:
- the LOC127836671 gene encoding uncharacterized protein LOC127836671, giving the protein MEVNNKTISAHLSNVRCEYDMGVYQCKGKNIHNALQQVRELEIRILCSPRPSTFSPPIPVVYRRRSASATLTFTIVAYPPPNDVSAYIWRKQVDGEWVTLHNNSRFLIRTSNDSLQKNLSISQLKIDDFTNYSVHVNNNLGSTEQSFVIRANEQPNTPQQLLVLDAMVNESSVTVQWTPGFNGVEDQWFVIGYKKAAD; this is encoded by the exons ATGGAAGtgaacaacaaaacaatatccgCCCATTTATCAAATGTGCGATGTGAATATGATATGGGAGTCTACCAATGTAAAGGAAAGAACATCCATAATGCACTACAACAGGTTCGCGAACTGGAGATCAGAATATTGT GTTCACCTAGACCATCGACATTTTCTCCACCGATTCCCGTAGTTTATAGAAGAAGAAGTGCATCAGCTACTTTAACGTTCACGATCGTGGCTTATCCCCCTCCAAATGACGTATCAGCATATATTTGGCGTAAGCAGGTAGATGGTGAATGGGTAACACTGCACAATAACAGCAGGTTTCTAATTCGCACATCAAACGACAGTCTGCAGAAGAACCTTTCCATATCGCAACTAAAAATTGACGATTTTACAAACTATTCGGTCCATGTGAACAATAACCTCGGATCTACAGAGCAATCATTTGTCATCCGAGCGAATG AGCAGCCCAATACGCCGCAACAACTTCTTGTCCTTGACGCCATGGTGAATGAAAGTTCCGTCACAGTTCAATGGACACCTGGATTTAATGGGGTTGAAGACCAATGGTTCGTGATCGGTTACAAAAAGGCAGCAGATTAA